A stretch of the Malus sylvestris chromosome 10, drMalSylv7.2, whole genome shotgun sequence genome encodes the following:
- the LOC126585989 gene encoding uncharacterized protein LOC126585989 isoform X4, whose translation MLHFVDEDDTLPSSGYEPLSPSVALDKEPIVPEIPVALDTTISQALTRQTVDEPPSSPQDQPQDVGTGSGTTFPSVAGGEKSSPRQGVSAFSGETPGLSQVTSFSPKPLLF comes from the exons ATGTTGCATTTTGTGGATGAGGATGATACTTTG CCATCTTCGGGATATGAACCCCTTTCCCCGTCAGTGGCCTTGGATAAAGAACCCATAGTTCCTGAGATCCCTGTAGCTTTAGACACAACTATTTCGCAAGCGCTTACTCGCCAGACGGTCGATgaacctccttcttctcctcaaGATCAACCTCAG GATGTAGGCACAGGTTCAGGCACAACTTTCCCATCTGTCGCTGGTGGTGAAAAATCTTCACCTCGACAAGGAGTTAGTGCATTCTCTGGTGAAACCCCGGGGTTAAGTCAGGTAACTTCCTTCTCTCCAAAgcctcttttgttttga